Below is a window of Pseudomonas eucalypticola DNA.
ACCTGCTGCCAGGTGACCGGAACGGCGCCAGCCTGAATCATGCGCTGCACCGACATGTCGTGGGCTTCCTGGGTCGTACCGCCGCTGGCGTCGGTGACGATGTACACCTCGAAACCCTCAGCCATGGCTTCCAGGGCAGGGAAGGTCAGGCAGACTTCGGTCCACAGCGCGGCGATGATCAGCTTCTTGCGGCCAGTGGCCTTCACGGCTTCCACGAACTTGGCGTCTTCCCAGCTGTTCATCGAAGTGCGCTCGATCGGCTTCTGGCCGGGGTTTACGGCCAACAGCTCAGGCCAGATGTAGCCGCTGAAGCTTTCGGTTTCCACCGAGGTATAGATCGTCGGCACGTTGAAGACCTTCGCCGCCTTGGCCAGGCCCACGGTGTTGTTTTTCAGCACCTGGCGGTCGATGGACTGCACGCCAAAGGCCATTTGCGGCTGGTGGTCGATGAGGATCAGGGCGGCGTTGGTGGGGTTCAGCAGTTCGTGCTTGGACATGATGTATTCCTTTTCAACAGGTTCGAAGTAGTGGGAGCTGGACGCTGCCGATCGGGCGTGGGCGTCTGGCGTGTTGATACTGTAAGGTCGTGCATTAGTCGCAACAATCCCATAAAATCGAGACTCATTGATTCCATATCAGGGACACTGATGGACCGTATCGACGCTATGCGCGCCTTCGTTACCACCGTGAATGAAAATGGCTTCGCCGCAGCCGCCAGGGCCATGGACGTGCCGCGCTCGAAAATCAGCAAGCAGATCCAGGCGCTGGAGGAAGACCTGGGCGTGCAGTTGCTGCAACGCACCACGCGTAGCCTGCACTTGACCGAAGCCGGCGCCGAGTACTATGAGGCTGTGCGCGAAGTGCTGGCCTCGGTGGACGAAGCCGAGCAACGCGCTCGCAGCGGGCTTGGCGAGGCACGCGGGGTGCTGAGGGTAAACGCCCCCATGTCGTTCGGCTTGCGCAAGCTGGGGCCTCTGATTGCGCAATTTCACCAGCAACACCCTCAGATCGAGCTGCAACTGGTACTCAGCGACCAGCAGGTGGACCCGGTACGGGGCGGCTTCGACGTGACCATCCGCATTGCCAGCCTGGCGGACTCCAGCATGGTGGCCAAGCAACTGGCCCCGGCGCCACGGGTACTGGTGGCCTCCCCCGACTACCTGGCGCGCCATGGCACCCCCCAGGTGCCGCGCGACCTGACGGCGCATGCCTGCCTGAACTATGGCTACCTGCAGAGCGGGGTCAGCCTGCAACTGAGCAACGGCAAGGACACCCAACGGGTGCACGTGACCGGCCCCCTGCACGCCAACAACGGCGACCTGCTGGCCACGGCGGCCGAAGGCGGCATGGGCATCGCCCTGCTGCCGGCCTTCATCGTCGAGGACGCGCTGGCGGCCGGCCGGCTGGTGGCGGTGATGTGCGACTGGCAGGCACCGCCGATCGGCATCCATGCGGTTTACCCCTCGGCCCGGCGGGTGCCGCAGAAAACCAGGGCGTTCATCGACTTCATGGTGGCGCAGTTGGCGCCCTCTGCTTAAGGTTGCGACTTTCGCTGTAGACCGGGCGAAGCTCGGGGAAACCGCCAGCGCGGTCTTCCAGACCCACCGCACCGCCCTCTTCCCGAGCTGGCGCCCGGTCCCACAGGCGTGGATGGAAGCGCGCGGTTCACCTCTGTGGGACCGGGCGGAGCTCGGGAAACCGCCACCGCGGTCTTCCAGGCCCATCGCACCGCCCTCTTCCCGAGCTGGCGCCCGGTCCCACAGGCGTGGATGGAAGCGCGCGGTTCACTCTGTGGGACCGGGCGAAGCTCGGGAAACCGCCACCGCGGTCTTCCAGGCCCACCGCACCGCCCTCTTCCCGAGCTGGCGCCCGGTCCCACAGGCGTGGATGGAAGCGCGCGGTTCACCTCTGTGGGACCGGGCGAAGCTCGGGAAGCAGCCAGCGCGGTCTTCCAGGCCCACCGCACCGCCTTCTTCCCGAGCTGGCGCCACGAGGGGTAAGGACCATCTGCAAAGATATCCACAACCGACCGCCCGGCGGCGTTGACGGAATGCCCAGCGTTCCCCACAACTCAAAGGCGTCATGACCCTGGCCTAGAGAACTCGGGTCGCAGCGCGGCGTCAGCGAAGCGGGTGGAAGAGCAATCTTCCCCCCGCTTTTTTTTGGGTCTTCACGGAATCTCGGGAAAGTTGTCGCACCACTGCAAATCCACAGCGAGCAAACAGAGCGGATCAGGTGATGTCCCAGGCATAACTGGCCCGAAACGGATGTGGGAGTGGGGGGGGCGCCGAGCCCTTGCCCGGGAAGCGCTGCGCGGGCGGCGCTCGGTTTCAAGGGCGCAGGAAAAACCAAGACATGCATCCGGTGGCCTTGATGCGATTGCAAGACGGGCCGATAGGATGTTCATCGGAGCTCCTGGCTGGGGATTGCATCAAGGCTACTAGGCGCCAGGCGATGTTGTAGTGTCGCTGTCGAGATCGAGCGCCGTCCGTACGGCGCTTCCCGGGCAAGCCCGGTCCCGCATCTGTTTCGGGCCAGTTATGCCTGTGAGATCACCTGGTCCGCCTTGTTTGTCCACTAAAGATCTTCGTAAGCACCACCAACTTTTCCGGCAATCCGTGAAGAACCTTTTTTTTACGCCCGTGATTCAGCCTCCGAACGAGCGTGGAGATAAATTAATTTGACCAAATTAACTGGTTAGTACAATTTATGTACACCTCGCTCCACTGTCTCACACCAAAAATAACAAGGGAGAGTCTCCATGAGCCGTACCGTACTGGTGCTCAACGGCCCGAACCTCAACATGCTGGGTACCCGCGAACCCGCCACCTATGGCCGCGAAACCCTGGCCGACGTCTCTGCCCTGTGTGCCCGCACTGCCGAACAGCATGAGCTGACGGTCGAGTTCCGCCAGAGCAACCATGAAGGCGAAGCCATCGACTGGATTCACCAGGCCCGCGGTCGCTGCGCAGCGATCGTCATCAACCCCGGTGCCTGGACCCACACATCCATTGCGATTCGCGATGCACTCACCGCCAGCGAACTGCCGGTGATCGAAGTGCATATCAGCAATGTGCATGCCCGTGAAACCTTCCGCCACCATAGCTATGTCTCCGGCGTCGCCGTGGCAGTGATGTGCGGTTTCGGCACGAACGGTTATCGGTTGGCGCTTGAACACGTCAGCCACCTGTTGAACAACAAGGGTTAATTCGCAATGTCCCAGAACAATAAAACCAGTGTATTGGCCGGCCTGATTGGCGCTGGCATCCAAGCCTCGCGCACCCCTGCCCTGCATGAGCGCGAAGGCGCCGCCCAGGGCCTGGGCTACCTGTACCGGCTGATCGACCTGGACCAGTTGAAGCTCGACACCAGCCACCTGGAAGAACTGCTGACTGCCGCCCAGCGCATGGCCTATACCGGCCTGAACATCACCTTCCCGTGCAAGCAGGCGATCATTCCCTTGCTCGATGACCTGTCGCCCGAGGCCCGTGGCATTGGCGCGGTGAACACCGTGGTGCTCAAGGATGGCAAGCGCGTGGGCCATAACACCGACTGCCTGGGCTTTGCCGAAGGCTTTCGCCGTGGCATGGACGGCGCCGCCCGTGAGCGCGTGGTGCAGATGGGTGCCGGCGGTGCGGGCGCGGCAGTCGCCCATGCGCTGCTGATCGAGGGCGTGAAACAGCTGACCATCTTCGACGTGGACGCCAGCCGCGCCCAGGACCTGGCCGACAACCTCAACCAGCACTTCCCCGGCAACCGCGCCCGTGCCGGCAGAGACCTGGCGGCAGCGATGAAGGAAGCCGACGGCATGGTGAACACCACGCCGATGGGCATGGCCAAGCTGCCGGGCATGCCAGTTCCCGCCGAACTGCTGCGCAAGGACCTGTGGGTGGCGGAAATCGTCTACTTCCCGCTGGAAACCGAACTGCTGCGCACCGCCCGCGCCTTGGGCGCGCGCACCCTGGATGGCGGCACCATGGCCGTGTTCCAGGCAGTGAAGGCGTTTGAGCTGTTCAGCGGCATCGTGCCGGATGCCGACCGCATGACGGCGCATTTCAACAGCATGAATGGCTGAAGCCGCCTCAATCAAGCACCGGGCGCAGCAGCGCCTGGGCTTCGTAGAGGGCCGGCAGGTAGCGCTGCTGCATGGCCTGGGAATTGAGCCGGGCCACCTGGGTGGTGATCGATAACGCCGCCTTGAGTACGCCCTTGCGATCACGCAGGGGCACGCTCAACACCGCCATGCCGACCTCGAACTCCTGATCGACGATGCAGAACCCCTGCTCGCGCACCCGCCCCAATTCCTCTTCCAGCGCCGCCACCGTCACCTTGGTGTAGGGCGTCAACGGCCGTTGTTCAACGCGCTGCAAGTAGCTGCACAACTCCGCAGGCTGCAACTGCGCCAGCCAGATGCGCCCGCTCGCCGTGCAATACAACGGCAGCCGCGACCCAGGACGGATCGACAGCGACGAGATGTGGCTATAACGACTGCGCACCACGTGAATGATGTCGTCGTCATCCCGGACGCCTACGGACACGTGCTCCTGGGTACTGCGCGCCACCTGCTCGACGATGGGCCGCAGCATGCGCGGTAGCTGGGCGGAATCCACGTAAGCCTGGCCGATGCGCAAGGCCTTGGCGGTCAACCAGTATTCGCGCCCATCGGTCTCGACGAAGCGCTCATGCACCAAAGTCAGCAGAAAGCGCCGCGCGGCGCTCTGGCTCAACCCCGACAGCCGCGCTGCCATGGGCACCGTAAGCCGCGGGTGGTCTTCGCTGAACACCTGCATCAGCGCCAGGCCCTTCTGCAGCCCGGCGATGAGGTCTCGTTCGTGGATAGTCGGTTGTTTCATGGGGTACCCCCGCCCGGATTATTGGCCCGATGATGCGATTATCGCAGTGGCACCGCGAATAACAACCAAAAGCGCCAACAGCCGCGTTGTGGCGCTCGCCGGCCAGCCGCACCATGGGCCCACAACAACAGCAAACGGTCCAGGAGATCGACATGGTTCGCGGCTCGACCCAATTGGTGGCCATACTCGGCACGCCTATCGCCCAAGTGAAATCCCCCGACAACTTCAACCGCTGGTTCGCCGACAACGATCGCGACATCGCCATGCTGCCCATCGACCTGGGGGCCGCGGCGTTGCCGGCGTTCGTCGACACGCTGCGGGCCTGGCAGAACCTGCGTGGCTGTGTGGTGACGGTGCCCTACAAACAGGCCGTGGCGCCCTTGCTCGATGCCCTCACCGAGCGGGCCGCGGCCCTGGGCATGGCCAACGTGATCCGCCGCGAGGCCGATGGCCGCCTGGTAGGCGACCACCTGGACGGCATTGGTTTTCTCAAGGCCGCGGCGGCTCACGGCTTCCAGCCGCAGGGCAAGCGCGCCCTGGTGGTGGGCGCCGGTGGCGTGGGCGCGGCCATTGCCTACGCGCTAGCCGAGCAAGGCCTGGCCGAGCTGGTGCTGGTGGATGTGCGCACCACGCAGGTAGAGGCACTGAAAAAGGTACTGCTCAACGCCTTCCCGACGCTAGCCATACAAAGCGCCTACAGTGAACTGGGCAGCTTTGACCTGGTGGTCAACGCTACACCCGTGGGCATGGGGGATACGGGCCACTTGCCGCTGCCCGACACCGCCCTGGCCAGCCTGCGCCCAAGCACGCTGGTGGCCGACGTGGTCACTTCGCCACCGGTTACCCCTCTGCTCGCCAAAGCCCGCGACTTGGGCTGCCGCATCCAGACCGGCCCGGAAATGGCCCGCGCGCAGATGGGCAACCTGGGCGCCTTCATGGGCGTGACACCCGAAGACGCCTGAGGAGGCCGCCATGAACGCAGCCATACCCGCACAGGGTTGGACTCACCACGTGGACCTGGTGGTGCTGGGCAGCGGCGCCGCCGGATTTGCCGCCGCCACTACCGCGGCCTGCCGGGGCTTGAAGGTATTGATACTGGAGAGGGCCGAGACCTTTGGCGGCACCTCGGCGATCTCCGGCGGCGCCGTGTGGGTCCACGGCACCGACCAGGCACGTG
It encodes the following:
- a CDS encoding hydrolase; the encoded protein is MSKHELLNPTNAALILIDHQPQMAFGVQSIDRQVLKNNTVGLAKAAKVFNVPTIYTSVETESFSGYIWPELLAVNPGQKPIERTSMNSWEDAKFVEAVKATGRKKLIIAALWTEVCLTFPALEAMAEGFEVYIVTDASGGTTQEAHDMSVQRMIQAGAVPVTWQQVLLEFQRDWAHKDTYDAVMNLVREHSGAYGMGVDYAYTMVHKAPQRQVN
- a CDS encoding LysR family transcriptional regulator translates to MDRIDAMRAFVTTVNENGFAAAARAMDVPRSKISKQIQALEEDLGVQLLQRTTRSLHLTEAGAEYYEAVREVLASVDEAEQRARSGLGEARGVLRVNAPMSFGLRKLGPLIAQFHQQHPQIELQLVLSDQQVDPVRGGFDVTIRIASLADSSMVAKQLAPAPRVLVASPDYLARHGTPQVPRDLTAHACLNYGYLQSGVSLQLSNGKDTQRVHVTGPLHANNGDLLATAAEGGMGIALLPAFIVEDALAAGRLVAVMCDWQAPPIGIHAVYPSARRVPQKTRAFIDFMVAQLAPSA
- the aroQ gene encoding type II 3-dehydroquinate dehydratase codes for the protein MSRTVLVLNGPNLNMLGTREPATYGRETLADVSALCARTAEQHELTVEFRQSNHEGEAIDWIHQARGRCAAIVINPGAWTHTSIAIRDALTASELPVIEVHISNVHARETFRHHSYVSGVAVAVMCGFGTNGYRLALEHVSHLLNNKG
- a CDS encoding shikimate dehydrogenase, with the translated sequence MSQNNKTSVLAGLIGAGIQASRTPALHEREGAAQGLGYLYRLIDLDQLKLDTSHLEELLTAAQRMAYTGLNITFPCKQAIIPLLDDLSPEARGIGAVNTVVLKDGKRVGHNTDCLGFAEGFRRGMDGAARERVVQMGAGGAGAAVAHALLIEGVKQLTIFDVDASRAQDLADNLNQHFPGNRARAGRDLAAAMKEADGMVNTTPMGMAKLPGMPVPAELLRKDLWVAEIVYFPLETELLRTARALGARTLDGGTMAVFQAVKAFELFSGIVPDADRMTAHFNSMNG
- a CDS encoding IclR family transcriptional regulator domain-containing protein translates to MKQPTIHERDLIAGLQKGLALMQVFSEDHPRLTVPMAARLSGLSQSAARRFLLTLVHERFVETDGREYWLTAKALRIGQAYVDSAQLPRMLRPIVEQVARSTQEHVSVGVRDDDDIIHVVRSRYSHISSLSIRPGSRLPLYCTASGRIWLAQLQPAELCSYLQRVEQRPLTPYTKVTVAALEEELGRVREQGFCIVDQEFEVGMAVLSVPLRDRKGVLKAALSITTQVARLNSQAMQQRYLPALYEAQALLRPVLD
- a CDS encoding shikimate dehydrogenase family protein, whose translation is MVRGSTQLVAILGTPIAQVKSPDNFNRWFADNDRDIAMLPIDLGAAALPAFVDTLRAWQNLRGCVVTVPYKQAVAPLLDALTERAAALGMANVIRREADGRLVGDHLDGIGFLKAAAAHGFQPQGKRALVVGAGGVGAAIAYALAEQGLAELVLVDVRTTQVEALKKVLLNAFPTLAIQSAYSELGSFDLVVNATPVGMGDTGHLPLPDTALASLRPSTLVADVVTSPPVTPLLAKARDLGCRIQTGPEMARAQMGNLGAFMGVTPEDA